The following proteins come from a genomic window of Edaphobacter sp. 4G125:
- a CDS encoding ribosome maturation factor RimP: MALNLDTIRATAERVAASHHLDVVDLEFQGAGKARALRVFIEKNAEERAGLATKATAEGAEEDVTLPKGVPVETLSGVTHEDCSAFAQDFGTVLDVENLIPGAEYTLEVSSPGLERKLYRPEDYTRFTGCLVKVQTFAAINNNRHWQGRLTKFEGNVVTLDLTAIKQKGKAKKAVTAAEIEIPLANVEKAQLVAEF; encoded by the coding sequence ATGGCATTGAATCTGGACACAATACGGGCAACAGCAGAGCGGGTCGCCGCCTCGCACCATCTAGACGTGGTGGACCTGGAGTTTCAGGGCGCGGGCAAGGCGCGGGCTCTCCGTGTGTTCATCGAAAAGAACGCCGAGGAACGGGCTGGACTGGCCACCAAGGCGACTGCTGAGGGTGCCGAAGAGGATGTCACGCTGCCGAAGGGAGTCCCGGTGGAGACGCTCTCGGGCGTAACCCACGAGGATTGCTCTGCCTTTGCACAGGACTTCGGAACCGTGCTGGATGTGGAGAACCTGATTCCAGGGGCAGAGTACACGCTGGAGGTCTCTTCGCCGGGACTGGAGAGAAAGCTGTACCGGCCTGAGGATTACACGCGCTTCACCGGCTGCCTGGTGAAGGTCCAAACCTTTGCTGCGATCAACAATAACCGGCACTGGCAGGGGCGGCTGACGAAGTTTGAAGGCAATGTGGTGACGCTGGATCTTACTGCGATCAAGCAGAAGGGCAAGGCGAAGAAAGCGGTAACCGCGGCCGAGATCGAGATTCCGCTGGCGAATGTAGAGAAGGCGCAGCTGGTCGCTGAGTTTTAG
- the nusA gene encoding transcription termination factor NusA encodes MASALYQSIEMLSRDKGIDPNVVVGAVEDAIALATRKYYKTQENMRAEMDRESGEIRAYIYKTVVDGPEQVEDEINQLTLEQARALAPEVEIGGELRFYKDTSPLGRIAAQMAKQVIFQKVREAERDTVYNEYNHRAGEVLLATVKRLEPMDVIFDLGKAEARMPKREQSRLEQFAVGERVRVVLLRVDRAAKGPQVIVSRASPTLVQNLFQSEVPEIYDGTVGIKAIAREAGERTKIAVQSRDKDVDPVGACVGMKGMRVQSIIRELRGEKIDIIEFSEEITTFAEKALQPAKVSRVSITDLGEKQLEVIVDDTQLSLAIGKKGQNVRLAAKLLQWKIDIKSEEEKRQEVEQQMQAMSGGPSTPIEQVTEIGESVLEKLIAAGITTVEALADMTPEELEELPGIGEKTVEKISVAVRHYFGQYEEGEERPAVAEVASTETIGEESSTEKTPEEILANEAGTGSAKEVNGFSTEDIAAAEETASSSDALSEADAREEQIELNNDSVDTLVDEAQEFSDEGIDNDGNDRG; translated from the coding sequence ATGGCAAGTGCTTTGTATCAGTCGATTGAGATGTTGAGCCGCGACAAGGGCATCGACCCGAACGTAGTGGTCGGAGCCGTTGAGGACGCCATTGCGCTGGCGACGCGCAAGTACTACAAGACGCAGGAGAATATGCGCGCCGAGATGGACCGTGAGTCCGGCGAGATTCGCGCCTATATCTACAAGACCGTCGTCGACGGTCCAGAGCAGGTCGAGGATGAGATCAACCAGTTGACGCTGGAGCAGGCCCGCGCCCTGGCCCCCGAAGTCGAGATCGGCGGCGAGCTGCGTTTCTACAAAGACACCTCTCCACTGGGCCGCATTGCCGCCCAGATGGCTAAACAGGTGATCTTCCAGAAGGTTCGCGAAGCCGAGCGGGACACCGTCTACAACGAGTACAACCATCGCGCCGGCGAGGTCCTGCTGGCTACCGTTAAACGGCTGGAGCCTATGGATGTCATCTTCGATCTCGGCAAGGCCGAGGCCAGGATGCCGAAGCGCGAACAGAGCCGGCTGGAACAGTTTGCCGTCGGCGAACGGGTCCGCGTGGTTCTGCTGCGCGTAGATCGCGCCGCCAAAGGGCCGCAGGTGATCGTTTCCCGCGCCTCACCGACCCTGGTGCAGAACCTGTTCCAGAGCGAGGTTCCAGAGATCTACGATGGCACCGTTGGGATCAAAGCCATCGCTCGCGAGGCTGGCGAGAGGACCAAGATCGCCGTACAGAGCCGCGACAAGGACGTCGATCCGGTCGGCGCCTGCGTGGGCATGAAGGGGATGCGCGTGCAGTCGATCATCCGCGAGCTGCGCGGCGAAAAGATCGACATCATCGAGTTTTCCGAAGAGATCACGACCTTTGCCGAGAAGGCGTTGCAGCCTGCGAAGGTGAGCCGCGTCTCCATTACGGATCTGGGAGAGAAGCAGCTTGAGGTCATCGTGGACGATACGCAGCTCTCGCTCGCCATCGGCAAGAAGGGCCAGAATGTCCGGCTGGCCGCCAAGTTGTTGCAATGGAAGATCGACATCAAGAGCGAAGAGGAGAAGCGCCAGGAGGTCGAGCAGCAGATGCAGGCCATGAGCGGTGGCCCCTCGACCCCGATCGAGCAGGTCACCGAAATCGGTGAGTCTGTACTCGAGAAGCTGATCGCGGCCGGCATCACCACTGTGGAGGCTCTGGCCGACATGACTCCGGAAGAACTCGAGGAGTTGCCGGGGATCGGAGAAAAGACGGTCGAGAAGATCTCGGTTGCCGTTCGTCACTATTTCGGACAGTACGAAGAGGGCGAGGAGCGTCCGGCGGTAGCGGAGGTTGCATCCACCGAGACGATTGGGGAAGAAAGCTCTACGGAGAAGACTCCCGAAGAGATTCTGGCGAATGAGGCTGGAACGGGCTCCGCAAAAGAGGTCAATGGATTTTCGACCGAGGACATTGCCGCTGCCGAGGAGACGGCTTCGAGTTCCGATGCCCTCAGCGAGGCAGACGCTCGCGAAGAGCAAATTGAGTTGAATAACGATTCGGTGGACACGCTGGTCGATGAAGCCCAGGAGTTCTCCGACGAAGGCATTGATAACGATGGAAACGACCGTGGCTAA